The Cupriavidus sp. EM10 genome includes a region encoding these proteins:
- a CDS encoding DUF3304 domain-containing protein, producing MAEFKMKARMLSVLLAASVLVTGCDALSSAPTYGALSIAGFNYTPYNLSRFVITDKYGNSASGGGDLPPGSGAGRLSCCYKLKGTAFTVKWEVYDADEAIKDLYAPIKKLHKETTIHYPPTKIKGDLGERVLGLHFYPDDHVEFEFRTDLGGSRILYVDVWDWLRKTHRALINPDNEDETSVVFRRTARLAANGWVKYRFTDTKDLQQYVYYTLLNPNFDQHPAIQKIIAETRDKPGAFGAAMAELPISIVKALKQGNSANSEQRATHG from the coding sequence ATGGCTGAATTCAAAATGAAAGCAAGAATGCTGAGTGTACTGCTCGCTGCCTCGGTGCTCGTCACCGGATGCGATGCACTTTCCTCTGCGCCGACCTATGGCGCCCTAAGCATCGCGGGTTTCAACTACACACCGTATAACCTGAGTCGCTTCGTTATCACCGACAAGTATGGCAACAGCGCAAGCGGCGGCGGCGATCTGCCGCCCGGTTCGGGTGCAGGCAGGCTCAGTTGCTGCTACAAACTGAAGGGGACAGCGTTCACGGTGAAGTGGGAGGTCTATGACGCGGACGAAGCCATCAAGGACTTATACGCGCCGATCAAGAAGCTACACAAGGAAACGACAATCCACTACCCCCCAACCAAGATCAAAGGCGACCTTGGCGAGCGCGTGCTCGGCCTGCACTTCTACCCCGACGATCATGTCGAATTCGAGTTTCGGACCGATCTTGGTGGTTCGCGAATACTGTATGTCGACGTATGGGATTGGTTGCGCAAGACCCACAGAGCACTCATCAATCCGGACAACGAAGACGAAACCAGCGTTGTGTTTCGCAGGACGGCGCGTCTGGCTGCCAACGGCTGGGTGAAATACCGCTTTACCGATACGAAGGATCTGCAGCAGTACGTCTACTACACCTTGCTGAATCCGAACTTCGATCAGCACCCCGCAATCCAGAAGATCATTGCCGAGACCAGGGACAAGCCCGGCGCCTTCGGCGCGGCCATGGCGGAACTGCCCATATCGATCGTGAAAGCCCTCAAACAAGGCAACTCCGCAAATTCTGAACAGCGAGCAACCCATGGCTGA
- a CDS encoding SMP-30/gluconolactonase/LRE family protein — MDTSKPGKMGVNARRRKLLKAGAALGAAAASGQALAQAFEFKPAQRYPDPAVEILDPSFGKYRLFSSTVEQVATGFRWVEGPVYFADGRYLLFSDIPNNRIIKFDETSNQWSVFRSPANFTNGHCRDRQGRLISCEHLTRRVTRTEYDGSITVLADRFQGKRFNSPNDIVCKSDGSLWFTDPPFGIAGDWEGDKAASELPHAVYRIDPKDDSVTQVIADLNGPNGLAFSPDEKKLYVIESRAQPYRVMWAYDVGADGQLGNKTKLIDANGHGALDGFKVDVDGNIWAGWGSSGAPGADPSKLDGVRVFNAQGKAIGHIHLPERCPNLCFGGPKRNRLYMASSHSVYALYVETRGAV; from the coding sequence ATGGACACCAGCAAGCCGGGCAAAATGGGCGTAAACGCCCGCCGTCGCAAACTGCTCAAGGCAGGCGCCGCACTCGGGGCGGCCGCCGCAAGCGGGCAGGCCCTGGCGCAGGCCTTCGAATTCAAGCCCGCGCAACGCTACCCCGACCCGGCCGTCGAGATCCTGGATCCGAGCTTCGGCAAGTACCGGCTGTTCAGCTCCACCGTGGAGCAGGTGGCTACGGGATTCCGCTGGGTGGAAGGGCCGGTCTACTTTGCCGATGGCCGCTACCTGCTGTTCTCGGACATCCCGAACAATCGCATCATCAAGTTCGACGAAACGTCGAACCAATGGAGCGTGTTCCGCTCGCCGGCCAACTTCACCAATGGCCATTGCCGCGACAGGCAGGGCCGGCTGATCAGCTGCGAGCACCTGACGCGGCGCGTCACGCGCACCGAGTACGACGGCTCGATCACCGTGCTGGCGGATCGTTTCCAGGGCAAGCGCTTCAATTCGCCGAACGATATCGTCTGCAAGTCGGATGGCTCGCTATGGTTCACCGATCCGCCGTTCGGCATTGCAGGCGACTGGGAAGGTGACAAGGCGGCCTCGGAACTGCCGCACGCTGTATATCGGATCGATCCGAAGGACGACAGCGTGACGCAGGTCATCGCGGACCTTAATGGCCCGAACGGGCTGGCGTTCTCGCCAGACGAGAAAAAACTCTACGTGATCGAATCGCGCGCCCAGCCGTACCGCGTGATGTGGGCCTACGACGTGGGCGCCGACGGCCAGTTGGGCAACAAGACCAAACTGATCGATGCCAATGGCCACGGCGCGCTCGATGGGTTCAAGGTCGACGTGGACGGCAATATCTGGGCCGGGTGGGGCAGCAGCGGTGCGCCGGGCGCCGACCCGTCGAAGCTCGACGGCGTGCGCGTATTCAACGCCCAGGGCAAGGCGATCGGCCATATCCACCTGCCGGAGCGTTGCCCGAACCTGTGCTTCGGGGGCCCCAAGCGTAACCGCCTGTACATGGCCAGCAGCCATTCGGTGTACGCGTTGTACGTGGAAACGCGCGGCGCGGTGTAA
- a CDS encoding transporter, with amino-acid sequence MNRASSAFLGAMTVGGLLSPLAGHATEGALGRPVAGTSVTPNIGVIPDQPVWIANVQQLYMDGSIGGGREVPLGGRTTAGIDAKIAFTLATVMKVWDTGPGAWNFASSFTLPYVWTTVHTSAVFTGPGGGTFSRGTSDRASNLYDIYFAPVIAGYHFSKTSHMALSFNVWAPTGQYDKNALANPSLNNWTFVPQVAFTHLMPQYGLEFNAVAAFQFYTRNTATDYQNAPLFTLDVMGVKKFGQWGAGLVMGTVQQLGDDTGPTADRLNGFRGHDFTIGPIVTYDTKLAGKHPLSFSLRWVPTVTSKNRLDSTATVQATATLVF; translated from the coding sequence ATGAATCGCGCAAGCTCGGCCTTCCTCGGCGCCATGACCGTGGGTGGGCTGCTCTCGCCACTGGCCGGGCACGCCACCGAAGGCGCCCTGGGCCGGCCGGTGGCTGGCACCAGCGTCACGCCCAACATCGGCGTGATTCCGGACCAGCCCGTCTGGATCGCCAACGTGCAGCAGCTCTATATGGATGGGTCCATCGGCGGCGGGCGCGAGGTGCCGCTGGGCGGACGTACCACCGCCGGCATCGACGCCAAGATCGCCTTCACGCTGGCGACGGTCATGAAAGTCTGGGATACCGGGCCCGGCGCCTGGAACTTCGCTTCCAGCTTCACGCTGCCGTACGTCTGGACCACGGTGCATACCAGCGCCGTGTTCACCGGCCCCGGCGGCGGTACGTTCTCGCGCGGCACCTCAGACCGCGCGTCGAATCTCTACGATATCTATTTCGCGCCGGTGATTGCCGGCTACCACTTCTCGAAGACCAGCCATATGGCGTTGAGCTTCAATGTCTGGGCGCCCACGGGGCAATACGACAAGAATGCGCTGGCCAACCCGAGCCTGAACAACTGGACCTTCGTGCCGCAGGTGGCCTTTACCCACCTGATGCCGCAGTACGGGCTCGAATTCAACGCCGTGGCCGCGTTCCAGTTCTATACGCGCAACACGGCAACGGACTATCAGAACGCGCCGCTGTTCACGCTCGACGTGATGGGTGTGAAGAAGTTCGGTCAATGGGGAGCGGGCCTGGTGATGGGTACGGTGCAGCAGCTTGGCGACGATACCGGCCCCACGGCCGACCGGTTGAACGGCTTTCGCGGCCATGACTTCACGATCGGCCCAATCGTGACCTACGACACCAAGCTGGCCGGCAAGCATCCGCTGTCGTTCAGCCTGCGCTGGGTGCCCACGGTAACCAGCAAGAACCGGCTCGACAGTACGGCGACCGTCCAGGCCACCGCGACGCTGGTGTTCTGA
- a CDS encoding DUF3304 domain-containing protein — translation MAELKMKARALIVLLVASVLITGCDALSSAPTYGGLSVAGFNYTPYNLDRFVVTDKFGNRASGGALLPGAGEGSLSCCYKLKGTEFTVTWNVVDQDEFLKDPYGPLPEIHKTAHVHFPPTKIKGDLGERVLGLHFYPDDHVEFELRTDLGGTRIFYSAIDSWLLKQQGKTFKDTMEDWVAFRRTARIASEGWTKYRLTDTQDLQQYVYYTLLVNPNFDQHPAIQKIIAETRDKPGAFGAAMAELPTPIVEALKQGRAVNPEQRATHG, via the coding sequence ATGGCTGAACTCAAAATGAAAGCAAGAGCGCTGATCGTATTGCTCGTTGCCTCGGTGCTCATCACAGGATGCGATGCACTTTCCTCTGCGCCGACCTATGGCGGACTGAGCGTCGCGGGGTTCAACTACACGCCGTACAACCTCGATCGTTTCGTTGTCACCGACAAATTTGGCAATCGCGCGAGTGGCGGTGCGCTGCTGCCCGGCGCCGGGGAAGGCAGTCTCAGCTGCTGCTACAAGCTGAAGGGGACCGAATTTACGGTTACGTGGAACGTCGTCGATCAGGACGAGTTTCTGAAGGATCCATATGGGCCACTCCCGGAAATTCACAAGACTGCCCACGTGCATTTCCCTCCCACCAAGATCAAAGGCGACCTTGGTGAGCGCGTGCTCGGCCTGCACTTCTACCCCGACGATCATGTCGAATTCGAGCTTCGGACCGATCTTGGCGGCACGCGGATCTTCTACTCGGCCATTGATTCGTGGTTGCTCAAGCAACAGGGGAAGACCTTCAAGGACACCATGGAGGACTGGGTCGCGTTCCGCCGAACGGCAAGAATCGCTAGTGAAGGCTGGACGAAATATCGGCTCACCGATACGCAGGACCTCCAGCAGTATGTCTACTACACCCTGCTGGTGAATCCGAACTTCGATCAGCACCCCGCAATCCAGAAGATCATCGCCGAGACCAGGGACAAGCCCGGCGCTTTCGGTGCGGCCATGGCGGAACTGCCCACGCCGATCGTGGAAGCCCTCAAACAAGGCCGCGCAGTAAATCCGGAACAGCGAGCAACCCATGGCTGA
- a CDS encoding DUF3304 domain-containing protein, whose amino-acid sequence MAELKMKERMLSVLLAASVLITGCDAFSSAPTYGGLSVAGFNYTPYNLDRFVVTDKFGNRASGGALLPGAGEGSLSCCYKLKGTEFTVTWNVVDQDEFLKDPYGPLPEIHKTAHVHFPPTKVKGDLGERVLGLHFYPDDHVEFELRTDLRGSRIRYVDVWSWLRKTHRALINPDNEDETGVVFRRTARLAANGWMKYRFSDTKDLQQYVYYTLLNPNFDQHPAIQKIIAETRDKPGAFGAAMANLPEPMVEALRRKKSEPTATEDNHG is encoded by the coding sequence ATGGCTGAACTCAAAATGAAAGAAAGAATGCTGAGCGTATTGCTCGCTGCCTCGGTGCTCATCACCGGATGCGATGCGTTTTCCTCTGCGCCGACCTATGGCGGACTGAGCGTCGCGGGGTTCAACTACACGCCGTACAACCTCGATCGTTTCGTTGTCACCGACAAATTTGGCAATCGCGCGAGCGGCGGTGCGCTGCTGCCCGGCGCCGGGGAAGGCAGTCTCAGCTGCTGCTACAAGCTGAAGGGGACCGAATTTACGGTTACGTGGAACGTCGTCGATCAGGACGAGTTTCTGAAGGATCCATATGGGCCACTCCCGGAAATTCACAAGACTGCCCACGTGCATTTCCCTCCCACCAAGGTCAAGGGCGACCTTGGCGAGCGTGTGCTCGGCCTGCATTTCTACCCCGACGATCATGTCGAATTCGAGTTGCGGACCGATCTCAGGGGATCGCGGATTCGCTATGTGGACGTATGGAGCTGGTTGCGCAAGACTCACAGAGCGCTCATCAATCCGGACAACGAAGACGAAACTGGTGTCGTGTTTCGCAGGACGGCGCGTCTGGCTGCCAACGGCTGGATGAAATACCGTTTCTCCGATACGAAGGATCTGCAGCAGTACGTCTACTACACCTTGCTAAATCCTAACTTCGATCAGCATCCCGCGATCCAGAAGATCATCGCCGAGACCAGGGACAAGCCCGGCGCTTTCGGTGCGGCCATGGCGAACCTTCCCGAGCCGATGGTCGAAGCATTGAGGCGCAAAAAATCCGAGCCAACCGCGACGGAAGACAACCATGGCTGA
- a CDS encoding polysaccharide lyase, producing the protein MMRISGNLSAAERLRTVLAGAALLGMAVAWLPVANAQYASRVLKPADVFDTSKRVIYQDDFRGDFRKWTLSIDALYDPAARPLISDRVTSEAVPGLSGRLAAKFTLPGTPGAFRSELAIPAEEGLQERWYGARIAVDQITDQAGYIVLQWHAVMGKDKVNRNFPNLAIHQKGDKWVVARAWGTPANIQRATTELPGSVAPDTLTNWVIHAKWATDTQGLIEIWKDGELVYQQKGQNAYNLSIDRTPYLKTGIYRPSRKDSTTAESPIVVRVSDVRIGRADAGYLEVSPVVTGTLEKWNGNRRTGSLLFPIDFGREVATGTVGFIVPQQAGVTGGPASLVWSARFTDRSSLSVALTNRLDGKSRNVTLRGYRHNGCTYRAMHVASDCRNRKNSRLEIFFDREDNRDLAAGLYEGKLFVEARGWKDTAYRRSIEVNIRIFVSGKWGELRPGTLTSFRDLDDQVKQGAVAFVVPSQYGVQGPASMISSQAAQDTKLTVTVTDQAGGARYPVVVRARRITGNVARSG; encoded by the coding sequence ATGATGCGAATCAGTGGAAATCTTTCTGCCGCCGAACGCCTGCGTACCGTGTTGGCAGGCGCAGCACTGCTTGGAATGGCCGTGGCATGGCTGCCAGTTGCCAATGCACAATACGCTTCGCGAGTGTTGAAGCCAGCCGACGTCTTTGATACGTCGAAAAGAGTCATCTATCAGGACGATTTTCGCGGCGATTTCAGGAAATGGACGCTGTCTATCGATGCCCTGTATGACCCTGCCGCACGGCCGCTGATATCCGATCGCGTGACGAGCGAGGCTGTGCCTGGATTATCTGGCCGCCTGGCGGCCAAGTTCACCTTGCCCGGTACGCCCGGCGCGTTCCGCTCCGAACTGGCTATTCCTGCGGAAGAAGGGCTGCAGGAACGCTGGTATGGCGCGCGCATCGCGGTCGACCAGATTACCGACCAGGCGGGGTATATCGTCCTGCAATGGCACGCCGTGATGGGCAAGGACAAGGTGAATCGGAATTTCCCGAACCTGGCGATTCACCAGAAAGGCGACAAATGGGTGGTGGCACGCGCCTGGGGCACCCCCGCCAACATTCAACGCGCGACCACCGAACTGCCAGGCTCCGTCGCGCCGGACACGTTGACCAACTGGGTCATCCATGCAAAATGGGCAACCGACACCCAGGGCCTGATCGAAATCTGGAAGGACGGTGAACTGGTGTATCAGCAGAAAGGCCAGAACGCCTATAACCTGTCGATCGACCGCACCCCGTACCTGAAAACCGGCATCTACCGGCCGTCCCGCAAGGACTCGACCACTGCGGAAAGCCCGATTGTCGTGCGCGTCAGCGACGTGCGGATTGGACGGGCCGATGCGGGATACCTGGAGGTATCTCCGGTGGTGACCGGGACGCTGGAAAAATGGAATGGCAATCGGCGCACCGGCAGCCTGCTGTTCCCGATCGATTTCGGCAGGGAAGTCGCTACTGGTACCGTCGGATTTATCGTGCCGCAGCAGGCCGGTGTGACAGGCGGACCGGCATCACTGGTATGGTCAGCCCGATTCACCGACCGCTCCTCGCTCTCGGTTGCGTTGACAAACCGGCTCGACGGCAAATCCCGCAATGTCACGCTGCGCGGATACCGCCATAACGGCTGCACCTATCGGGCCATGCATGTCGCCAGCGATTGCCGGAATCGCAAGAACAGTCGACTGGAAATATTCTTCGATCGGGAAGATAACCGGGATCTCGCGGCCGGGCTTTATGAGGGAAAACTGTTCGTGGAGGCGCGCGGCTGGAAAGATACGGCCTATCGGCGCTCGATCGAGGTCAATATCAGAATCTTCGTCTCCGGAAAATGGGGCGAACTTAGACCGGGGACGCTGACCAGTTTCCGGGACCTCGATGACCAGGTGAAACAGGGTGCGGTTGCATTTGTGGTGCCGTCACAGTATGGCGTCCAAGGACCGGCATCCATGATATCCAGCCAGGCCGCACAGGACACGAAACTGACTGTTACCGTTACAGATCAGGCCGGCGGGGCCCGCTATCCCGTAGTGGTTCGTGCGCGCCGCATTACGGGGAATGTGGCAAGGTCAGGATGA
- a CDS encoding DUF3304 domain-containing protein has product MAELKMKERMLSVLLAALVLVTGCDALSSAPTYGGLSVAGFNYTPYNLDRFVITDKYGNSASGGGDLMPGAGEGSLSCCYKLKGTEFTVKWEVYDADEAIRSIDAHEPIKTIQKSTQIHLPPTKVKGGLGERVLGLHFYPDDHVEFEFRTDLGGTRIFYSDIDSWLVKKQGKTFNDTMEDAVAFRRTARIAAEGWKKYRFTSTQDLEQYVYFTLLVNPNFDQHPAIQKIIAETRDKPGAFGAAMAELPTPIVEALKQGNSANSEQRATHG; this is encoded by the coding sequence ATGGCTGAACTCAAAATGAAAGAAAGAATGCTGAGCGTATTGCTCGCTGCCTTGGTGCTCGTCACCGGATGCGATGCACTTTCCTCCGCGCCAACCTATGGCGGACTGAGCGTCGCGGGGTTCAACTACACGCCGTACAACCTCGATCGTTTCGTTATCACCGACAAGTATGGCAACAGTGCGAGTGGAGGCGGCGATCTCATGCCCGGCGCCGGGGAAGGCAGTCTCAGCTGCTGCTACAAGCTGAAGGGGACCGAGTTCACGGTGAAGTGGGAGGTCTATGACGCGGACGAAGCCATTCGCTCAATCGATGCTCACGAGCCAATCAAGACGATACAAAAGTCTACGCAGATTCATTTGCCCCCAACCAAGGTCAAGGGCGGACTTGGCGAACGCGTGCTCGGCTTGCACTTCTACCCCGACGATCATGTCGAATTCGAGTTCCGCACGGATCTGGGCGGCACGCGGATCTTTTACTCCGACATCGACTCATGGTTGGTCAAGAAACAGGGAAAAACCTTCAATGACACCATGGAGGACGCGGTCGCATTCCGTCGAACGGCAAGGATCGCTGCGGAAGGCTGGAAAAAGTACCGGTTCACCAGTACGCAGGACCTGGAGCAGTACGTCTACTTCACCCTCCTGGTGAACCCGAACTTCGATCAGCATCCCGCAATCCAGAAGATCATTGCCGAGACCAGGGACAAGCCCGGCGCTTTCGGCGCGGCCATGGCGGAACTGCCCACGCCGATCGTGGAAGCCCTCAAACAAGGCAACTCCGCAAATTCTGAACAGCGAGCAACCCATGGCTGA